One Vulcanisaeta thermophila DNA segment encodes these proteins:
- a CDS encoding ATP-grasp domain-containing protein, which produces MPYTIAVIGDSIIPDRPSRDLIIYSRSSGLNAYYVPISRISVKVDKDGALAVIRDRPFKVDGVFLRSLGVLIDVETLFRRMITMRLIEGSGAVTINPLDGLLRTRNKLETSVILSSRGLPVPFTIGTEDILYAYNTVKGMGTAVIKPLQGSRGYGAIKVDDADVAFQVMKTLLTIRKPLYIQKYVEKPNRDIRLMVIDNEIFGCMVRVAPAGQWKTNVAQGAVGKPCTNMDRELEELAIKSVEALGLIYGGVDVGEGKEGYVIFEVNGSPDWAELTQVVNKNPATALVKAMLRRIKA; this is translated from the coding sequence ATGCCTTACACAATAGCGGTAATTGGAGACTCTATAATACCAGATAGACCCAGTAGAGATCTGATCATTTACTCCAGAAGCTCAGGGCTTAATGCCTACTACGTACCCATATCCAGGATATCCGTGAAGGTGGATAAAGACGGAGCCCTGGCGGTCATTAGGGATAGGCCCTTTAAGGTTGATGGGGTATTCCTAAGGAGCCTTGGTGTGCTTATTGACGTGGAGACCCTATTTAGGAGGATGATAACCATGAGGTTGATAGAGGGGAGTGGTGCGGTGACTATAAATCCACTGGATGGTTTGCTCAGGACAAGGAATAAGCTGGAGACCTCCGTGATACTAAGTAGCAGGGGGTTGCCTGTACCATTCACAATAGGCACTGAGGACATACTCTATGCTTACAACACAGTGAAGGGCATGGGGACTGCCGTTATAAAGCCCTTACAGGGCTCCAGGGGCTATGGAGCAATTAAGGTGGATGATGCCGACGTGGCGTTCCAGGTAATGAAAACCCTACTAACCATCAGGAAGCCGCTCTACATTCAGAAGTACGTGGAGAAGCCCAATAGGGATATTAGGCTCATGGTAATAGATAACGAAATCTTCGGGTGCATGGTCAGGGTGGCCCCGGCGGGTCAGTGGAAGACCAACGTGGCCCAGGGGGCCGTGGGCAAGCCCTGCACCAACATGGACAGGGAGCTTGAGGAGTTGGCCATAAAGTCTGTGGAGGCCCTGGGCCTTATTTATGGTGGTGTTGATGTGGGTGAGGGTAAGGAGGGCTACGTGATATTCGAGGTCAACGGATCCCCAGACTGGGCCGAGTTAACCCAGGTTGTTAATAAGAACCCAGCCACGGCGCTCGTTAAGGCCATGCTTAGGAGGATAAAGGCTTAG